In Bernardetia sp., a single window of DNA contains:
- a CDS encoding two-component regulator propeller domain-containing protein, with amino-acid sequence MNPFKENIVSIFKKVYKKDLSQKKSVKNFLQLFFVMVLMMNCFFMIGLFSVAYAQQNMSFEHITIDDGLSQNTPNVFFQDSRGLLWIGTQDGLNMYDGIKFHHYKRAVDDVNSISDNLILCITEDKQGNIWIGTEGGLNVFDFAKQRFIRYRNNPVDETSIISNTIRSIICDKDGEIWAGTDEGLVHFIQDSKTFETFREKELDECIVRCFLEDKEDNLWVGTNAGLALFNRKTKKFEKRGFRRDAINGIIRDNSGHIWAGGNGGLFKRTFTGSNHIDVVQNRYLNINNLFIDSRGLLWLMTDDGLQYLKPWYSSPRLRVIRSRNTDPSSLSSNDILTMFEDRAGIFWIGTNGYGINKFDRNRIKFSTYNASRTGLSDNTVRSILEDKHGILWIGTVQGLNKYEESLEQASVIGMLYGKRVYALYEDNKSRVWVGTMNNGVYIFDNRNASLGANFIQHLTTRTAKGLLSNSIRVIYQDKEGTMWIGTDKGGLSKYDENTKTFTTFTHDPSLPNSLSNDRVRDIYEDSDGTLWISTYGGGLNKFDAKNQVFSAYKSNVNDKYSISTNRIYPVYEDSNNNFWVLTYGGGLNKLDRKSGKFVHLTEEDGLPNNVLYGVLEDSKKNLWFSTNRGISKFNPKDTTFTNFGVEDGLQANEFNSGAYTKGKSGMMYFGGINGLNYFHPDSIKGNSYVAPLLFTNFQINNKDIAIGDSSVLQNHISLTEKIELNHTQNSFTFFFASLHYSFPKRNKYKYKLEGFDSDWIESDRGEAYYTNLDAGTYKFLVKGANSDGVWNEEPISVDIVITAAWYNTLEARIAFVALILIILFLIYRWRIWRVEQKRKQLEERIAQRTQELTLEKEKVEEQNTLIESTNKKITDSIRYAQRIQDAIIPSEEEMKESFTDHFIFFQPRDIVSGDFYWAWKKNGVSQFAVVDCTGHGVPGAIMSVVGFAMLEQTTKVKLINKPSEILMEMNEGIVDWLKQNEGNVLHETGKMWKSRDGMDMSMISLNRENCSIVFSGAKNPLFYTENGQVKELKGDRFSIGGTLTKQKKKTFTDKHIKLQKNDMIYLTTDGFLDQFGGAEGRKFTKKRFIELLNKIQHLPLDEQQNKLKESFIHWQGLQRQIDDVLVVGIRM; translated from the coding sequence TTGAATCCTTTCAAAGAAAATATAGTTTCTATTTTTAAAAAAGTCTATAAAAAAGATTTATCACAGAAAAAATCAGTAAAAAATTTCTTACAGTTATTTTTTGTGATGGTTTTGATGATGAATTGTTTTTTTATGATAGGGTTGTTTTCTGTTGCTTATGCTCAACAAAATATGTCTTTCGAACATATTACGATTGATGATGGGCTTTCACAAAATACACCCAATGTGTTTTTTCAAGATTCTCGTGGTTTGCTTTGGATTGGTACACAAGATGGGCTCAATATGTATGATGGTATAAAGTTTCATCATTATAAAAGAGCTGTCGATGATGTAAATTCCATTTCAGATAATCTTATTCTTTGCATTACAGAAGACAAACAAGGAAATATTTGGATAGGAACAGAAGGAGGTTTAAATGTTTTTGACTTTGCCAAGCAACGTTTTATCAGATACCGAAATAACCCTGTAGATGAAACAAGTATTATTAGTAATACAATTCGCTCTATTATTTGTGATAAAGATGGAGAAATTTGGGCTGGTACAGACGAAGGATTGGTACATTTTATTCAAGATTCCAAAACCTTTGAAACTTTTAGAGAAAAAGAACTTGATGAGTGCATTGTACGCTGTTTTTTAGAAGATAAAGAAGATAATTTATGGGTAGGTACAAATGCAGGTCTAGCTCTTTTTAATAGAAAAACAAAAAAGTTTGAAAAACGTGGTTTTAGACGAGATGCCATCAATGGAATCATAAGAGATAATTCTGGTCATATTTGGGCAGGAGGAAATGGAGGACTTTTCAAGCGTACTTTTACAGGAAGTAACCATATAGATGTCGTTCAGAACAGATATTTGAACATAAATAATCTATTTATTGATAGCAGAGGTTTACTTTGGCTTATGACAGATGATGGTTTACAATATCTAAAGCCTTGGTATAGTTCGCCTCGTTTACGTGTGATTCGTTCTCGTAATACAGACCCTTCTAGTCTTTCTTCGAACGATATTCTGACAATGTTTGAAGACAGAGCAGGTATTTTTTGGATTGGAACAAATGGTTATGGTATAAATAAGTTTGACAGAAACAGAATAAAATTTTCTACCTATAATGCTTCTCGTACAGGACTAAGTGATAATACAGTGCGAAGTATCTTAGAAGATAAGCACGGCATACTTTGGATAGGCACAGTACAAGGGTTAAATAAATATGAAGAGAGCTTAGAACAGGCTTCTGTAATTGGAATGCTGTATGGAAAAAGAGTTTATGCACTCTATGAAGACAATAAAAGTAGAGTGTGGGTAGGGACAATGAATAATGGAGTATATATTTTTGATAATAGAAATGCTAGTTTGGGAGCAAATTTTATACAGCATTTGACAACACGTACTGCAAAGGGGCTTTTGAGTAACTCAATACGAGTAATTTATCAAGATAAAGAAGGTACAATGTGGATCGGAACAGATAAAGGAGGACTTTCAAAATACGATGAAAATACTAAAACATTTACCACATTTACGCACGACCCAAGTCTTCCTAACTCACTATCAAACGATAGAGTACGAGATATTTATGAAGATTCAGACGGAACATTATGGATAAGTACTTATGGAGGAGGCTTAAATAAATTTGATGCAAAAAATCAAGTCTTTTCAGCATATAAAAGCAACGTAAATGATAAGTACAGTATAAGTACAAACCGTATTTATCCAGTTTATGAAGATAGCAATAACAATTTTTGGGTACTCACTTATGGAGGAGGTCTAAACAAACTAGATAGAAAAAGTGGAAAGTTTGTTCATCTTACAGAAGAAGACGGTTTGCCTAACAATGTATTGTATGGGGTTTTGGAAGATTCTAAAAAGAATTTATGGTTCAGCACCAATAGAGGAATCAGCAAATTCAACCCTAAAGATACCACATTTACCAATTTTGGTGTAGAGGACGGACTACAAGCCAATGAGTTCAATTCAGGAGCATATACAAAAGGCAAGTCTGGAATGATGTATTTTGGTGGTATAAATGGTTTAAATTACTTTCATCCTGATAGCATTAAAGGAAATAGCTATGTAGCTCCTTTATTATTTACAAACTTCCAAATCAATAATAAAGATATTGCTATTGGAGATAGTAGTGTCCTGCAAAATCATATTTCTTTAACTGAAAAAATAGAATTAAATCATACTCAAAATTCTTTTACTTTCTTTTTTGCATCACTACATTATTCCTTTCCTAAAAGAAATAAATATAAATACAAACTAGAGGGGTTTGATTCCGATTGGATAGAATCTGATAGAGGAGAGGCATATTATACAAACCTAGATGCAGGTACATATAAGTTTTTAGTAAAAGGGGCTAATTCTGATGGCGTATGGAACGAAGAGCCTATTTCAGTAGATATTGTAATTACGGCTGCATGGTACAATACTTTAGAAGCTAGAATTGCGTTTGTTGCTTTAATCCTCATAATTCTTTTCCTAATTTATAGATGGAGAATATGGAGAGTCGAACAGAAACGAAAGCAACTAGAAGAAAGGATAGCCCAACGTACGCAAGAGCTCACCTTAGAAAAAGAGAAAGTAGAGGAGCAAAATACTTTAATTGAATCTACAAATAAGAAGATTACAGATTCGATTCGTTATGCACAACGCATTCAAGATGCAATTATTCCTTCTGAAGAAGAGATGAAAGAGTCTTTTACCGACCATTTTATATTTTTTCAGCCTCGTGATATTGTAAGTGGAGATTTCTATTGGGCATGGAAGAAAAATGGAGTAAGCCAGTTTGCTGTAGTAGATTGTACAGGTCATGGCGTACCAGGGGCAATTATGTCAGTCGTTGGCTTTGCTATGTTAGAACAAACTACAAAGGTAAAATTAATTAATAAACCCTCTGAAATTTTGATGGAAATGAATGAAGGAATTGTAGATTGGCTCAAGCAAAACGAAGGAAATGTATTACATGAAACAGGCAAGATGTGGAAAAGTAGAGATGGTATGGATATGTCTATGATTAGCTTAAATAGAGAAAATTGTAGTATTGTCTTTTCAGGAGCAAAAAATCCACTTTTCTATACAGAAAATGGACAAGTGAAAGAACTGAAAGGAGATAGGTTTTCCATTGGGGGAACTCTTACTAAACAAAAGAAAAAAACATTTACAGATAAACATATAAAACTCCAAAAAAATGACATGATTTATCTTACCACAGATGGGTTTTTAGACCAGTTTGGAGGAGCAGAAGGTAGAAAGTTTACTAAAAAACGTTTTATAGAACTCTTAAATAAAATTCAGCATCTACCACTTGACGAACAACAAAATAAACTCAAAGAGAGCTTTATTCATTGGCAAGGACTACAACGTCAGATAGATGATGTACTGGTAGTAGGAATACGCATGTAA
- a CDS encoding FkbM family methyltransferase: protein MKQKLVRSLKAFINKLGYHIDKIDRNSLTMAGGLERSSKHTSPKSFIDVGASDGRWTELAMQFFPNSYYLLIEAQEGHRKDLEHFQSKKDNLSICMAAAGDSEGEIYFDASDLHAGLASKEKLEKNCITVPVTTIDLQIEKHNLQPPFCIKLDTHGFEIPILEGAEKALEKAELLIIEAYNFQIVKNEEDSSQNSLRFYELCQYLDKKGFYPADIVDIMRRKKDDMLWQMDMFFYKKENNVFKSNSYD from the coding sequence TTGAAACAAAAATTAGTACGCTCTCTAAAAGCCTTTATTAATAAATTAGGCTATCATATTGATAAAATAGACAGAAACTCACTTACAATGGCTGGAGGACTAGAACGCAGCTCAAAACATACCTCTCCAAAAAGCTTTATAGATGTAGGAGCTTCTGATGGTAGGTGGACAGAGTTAGCGATGCAATTCTTTCCAAATTCATATTATTTACTAATTGAAGCACAAGAAGGACACCGTAAGGATTTAGAACATTTTCAATCAAAAAAAGACAATCTCTCAATCTGTATGGCTGCTGCTGGAGACTCGGAAGGAGAAATTTATTTTGATGCTTCCGACTTACATGCAGGGTTGGCTTCTAAAGAAAAATTAGAAAAAAACTGCATTACTGTTCCTGTTACGACAATAGACTTACAAATAGAAAAACATAACCTACAACCTCCTTTTTGTATCAAACTAGACACACACGGTTTTGAGATTCCGATTTTGGAAGGAGCAGAAAAAGCCTTAGAGAAAGCTGAACTACTCATCATTGAAGCCTACAATTTTCAAATTGTCAAGAATGAGGAAGATAGTTCACAAAACAGTCTTCGATTTTATGAACTCTGTCAATATTTAGATAAAAAAGGATTTTATCCTGCTGATATTGTGGATATTATGCGAAGAAAAAAAGATGATATGCTTTGGCAAATGGATATGTTTTTTTATAAAAAAGAAAATAATGTTTTTAAGAGTAATTCGTATGACTAA